The following proteins are encoded in a genomic region of Streptomyces collinus Tu 365:
- a CDS encoding MAB_1171c family putative transporter has translation MTLLALDPPDLLGEFYISFWIPTAVLTAALLIKLPTIVRLWRDPLLRAVGGLLLLACGVFVFCTPSTIATVNRLTGVPNISAPWCYSLLTAFCGSCLLLIITWRNGRSDRSAATRRAMRWVISVYAAVVVALWVLFLLADAPVERLRDLDTYYATTPFMREEILLYLVAHAVACLITSRLIWNWVRTEGLDAWLRWGLKLLGAGYALNLIFDASKLVAVVTRWTGRDLDWLSTDLAPPVAALSAILIAVGFILPHAGQYLHDRWRVRLAHRELRPLYLLMRTAGGEGVPFVLRATPELRLTRRETFIRDVLLPLARHIDTGLGGRAYEAALGLGHPPERARALAAAVSVLDAVEARSRGPEPSGAAAGPDTTNLLQEIGAVSRALRSPDEIEAVRALAAAPAESVAVHE, from the coding sequence GTGACCCTGCTGGCGCTCGACCCGCCGGACCTGCTCGGCGAGTTCTACATCTCCTTCTGGATCCCCACCGCCGTGCTCACCGCGGCCCTGCTGATCAAGCTGCCCACCATCGTCCGGCTGTGGCGGGACCCGCTGCTGCGCGCGGTCGGCGGGCTGCTGCTGCTCGCCTGCGGGGTGTTCGTGTTCTGCACCCCGTCCACGATCGCCACCGTCAACCGGCTCACCGGCGTGCCCAACATCTCGGCGCCCTGGTGCTATTCACTGCTCACCGCGTTCTGCGGGTCCTGCCTGCTGCTGATCATCACCTGGCGCAACGGGCGGTCCGACCGCTCGGCCGCCACCCGCCGCGCCATGCGGTGGGTGATCTCCGTGTACGCCGCGGTGGTGGTCGCGCTGTGGGTGCTGTTCCTGCTCGCCGACGCGCCGGTCGAGCGGCTGCGGGACCTGGACACGTACTACGCCACCACCCCCTTCATGCGCGAGGAGATCCTGCTCTACCTCGTCGCGCACGCCGTCGCCTGCCTGATCACCTCGCGGCTGATCTGGAACTGGGTGCGCACCGAGGGCCTCGACGCCTGGCTGCGCTGGGGCCTGAAGCTGCTGGGCGCCGGCTACGCGCTCAACCTGATCTTCGACGCGTCCAAGCTGGTCGCGGTCGTCACGCGGTGGACCGGCCGGGACCTGGACTGGCTGAGCACCGACCTCGCCCCGCCCGTCGCCGCCCTGTCCGCCATCCTGATCGCGGTCGGCTTCATCCTTCCGCACGCCGGCCAGTACCTGCACGACCGCTGGCGGGTCCGGCTCGCCCACCGCGAACTGCGGCCGCTGTACCTGCTGATGCGCACGGCCGGCGGGGAGGGCGTGCCGTTCGTGCTGCGGGCCACGCCCGAGCTGCGGCTCACCCGGCGCGAGACCTTCATCCGGGACGTGCTGCTGCCGCTGGCCCGGCACATCGACACCGGTCTCGGCGGGCGCGCGTACGAGGCCGCGCTCGGCCTCGGGCACCCGCCGGAGCGGGCCCGGGCGCTGGCGGCCGCGGTGAGCGTCCTCGACGCCGTCGAGGCGAGGAGCCGCGGCCCGGAGCCGTCCGGGGCCGCCGCCGGGCCGGACACCACGAACCTGCTCCAGGAGATCGGGGCCGTGTCCCGGGCCCTGCGCAGTCCCGACGAGATCGAGGCGGTCCGCGCGCTCGCGGCCGCCCCAGCAGAGAGCGTTGCCGTCCATGAGTGA
- a CDS encoding aldose epimerase family protein, whose amino-acid sequence MELNRRTVIAGAAAAGLAATTLGPGTAQAAVPGGKPVKHLFGRLADGTKVYRWSLANGGTRLKVLSYGGIVQSLEVPDRHGRHANVVAGFAGLDDYVASSPYFGALIGRYGNRIGKGRFTLDGTAYQLSVNDGENSLHGGAKGFDKHVWDVEPFTRGSDVGLRLYYTSVDGEMGYPGTLRSKVTYTLDRHGAWRIDYEATTNRATVVNLTSHVYWNLAGEGSGTIEDHELTIAASRYTPTDAGLIPTGELARVGGTPFDFRRAKPIGRDIRAGHVQQVQAKGYDHNWALDKGITAGPKHVATLRDPRSGRTLAIATDQPGLQFYSGNFLDGTLTGTGGRTYRQGDALCLETQHFPDSPNHANFPSTVLRPGQTYRTSTVHTFGT is encoded by the coding sequence GTGGAACTGAACAGACGTACGGTCATCGCGGGAGCAGCGGCGGCGGGCCTGGCCGCCACCACCCTCGGCCCGGGCACCGCCCAGGCCGCCGTCCCGGGCGGGAAACCGGTGAAGCACCTCTTCGGCAGGCTCGCCGACGGCACCAAGGTGTACCGCTGGTCGCTGGCGAACGGCGGCACCCGGCTGAAGGTGCTGTCCTACGGCGGCATCGTGCAGAGCCTGGAGGTCCCCGACCGGCACGGCCGGCACGCGAACGTCGTCGCCGGGTTCGCCGGCCTCGACGACTACGTGGCGAGCAGCCCGTACTTCGGCGCCCTGATCGGGCGGTACGGCAACCGCATCGGCAAGGGCCGGTTCACCCTCGACGGCACCGCCTACCAGCTGTCCGTCAACGACGGCGAGAACAGCCTGCACGGCGGCGCCAAGGGCTTCGACAAGCACGTGTGGGACGTCGAGCCGTTCACCCGGGGCTCCGACGTCGGGCTGCGCCTGTACTACACCAGCGTCGACGGGGAGATGGGCTACCCGGGCACCCTGCGGTCGAAGGTGACGTACACCCTCGACCGGCACGGCGCCTGGCGCATCGACTACGAGGCCACCACCAACCGGGCGACCGTCGTCAACCTCACCAGCCACGTCTACTGGAACCTGGCGGGCGAGGGCAGCGGCACGATCGAGGACCACGAGCTCACGATCGCCGCCTCCCGCTACACGCCCACCGACGCGGGCCTGATCCCCACCGGTGAACTGGCCCGGGTCGGCGGCACCCCGTTCGACTTCCGCCGCGCCAAGCCCATCGGCCGGGACATCCGGGCCGGCCACGTCCAGCAGGTGCAGGCCAAGGGCTACGACCACAACTGGGCGCTGGACAAGGGCATCACGGCGGGGCCCAAGCACGTGGCCACCCTGCGCGACCCGCGCTCCGGGCGCACCCTGGCCATCGCCACCGACCAGCCGGGCCTGCAGTTCTACTCGGGCAACTTCCTCGACGGCACCCTGACCGGCACCGGCGGCCGCACCTACCGCCAGGGCGACGCCCTGTGCCTGGAGACGCAGCACTTCCCGGACTCGCCGAACCACGCGAACTTCCCGTCGACGGTGCTGCGGCCGGGGCAGACGTACCGGACGAGCACGGTGCACACGTTCGGCACGTGA
- a CDS encoding DUF4360 domain-containing protein, with translation MAGGLLLSGAVAALLTTALPAQTSSPVFDDPPPDKIVIDVATVNGSGCPAGTAAVAVSPDNTAFTVTYSTYLAQAGGNSDPTAFRKNCQLNLVVHVPQGFTYAVASADYRGFLSLQPGATATQKASYYFQGSPNTAAKTHPFAGSYNDDWQATDSTDWAQLVWAPCGVLRNFNINTELRVNAGSANPGKVSFMTMDSTDGDISTVYHLAWKECPKS, from the coding sequence ATGGCTGGTGGACTCCTCCTGAGCGGCGCCGTAGCCGCTCTGCTCACCACCGCGCTACCCGCTCAGACCTCTTCGCCCGTCTTCGACGACCCGCCGCCGGACAAGATCGTCATCGACGTCGCCACGGTGAACGGCTCGGGCTGTCCCGCGGGCACGGCGGCCGTCGCCGTGTCCCCGGACAACACCGCCTTCACGGTCACCTACAGCACCTACCTCGCCCAGGCCGGCGGCAACTCCGACCCGACCGCCTTCCGCAAGAACTGCCAGCTCAACCTGGTCGTGCACGTGCCGCAGGGCTTCACCTACGCGGTCGCCAGCGCGGACTACCGGGGCTTCCTCTCGCTCCAGCCGGGCGCGACCGCCACCCAGAAGGCCTCGTACTACTTCCAGGGCTCCCCGAACACCGCGGCCAAGACCCACCCCTTCGCCGGCTCCTACAACGACGACTGGCAGGCGACCGACAGCACCGACTGGGCCCAGCTCGTCTGGGCCCCCTGCGGTGTCCTGCGCAACTTCAACATCAACACGGAGCTGCGGGTGAACGCGGGCAGCGCGAACCCCGGCAAGGTCAGCTTCATGACGATGGACTCGACCGACGGGGACATCAGCACGGTCTACCACCTGGCGTGGAAGGAGTGCCCGAAGAGCTAG
- a CDS encoding FAD-dependent oxidoreductase yields the protein MSERKPAAVVLGGSLAGLLAARALASTGARVTLVERDALPAGPDPRKGLPQARHVHQLWSGGARALEQVLPGATARLRAAGANRMAMTTEMVALSPHGWYRRWAESAFMLAAGRDLLDSVVRRLVLADGEIELVERAEAVGLAGTAAAVTGARVRTHEGAVRTLGADLVVDATGRGSRAPHWLAEFGLPAPERREVDSGLVYASRLFRAPERARSGFPVVNIAPDPRGTGTGSGGVLIPVEDGKWMVTLIGGRNDAVPRTEADFARYATERLRHPLIGRLLAGAEPLTQVSVTRTTANRRLFYEKAPAWPENFVVLGDALCALNPLYGHGMAVSAQSALALRDVTGRHGLGSPGLSRHVQRAVGRTVRAAWDLAIGADVFYPGATESGPTLRDRVLSAYVGRLLRTATGNGRIARRVTDVTSLERGAEVLLAPSVLLAAAVGPLLPPLAAPPLTAQEMKAAGIL from the coding sequence ATGAGTGAACGCAAGCCCGCCGCCGTCGTGCTCGGCGGCTCCCTCGCCGGTCTGCTCGCGGCCCGCGCCCTGGCCTCGACGGGCGCCCGGGTGACCCTGGTCGAGCGGGACGCGCTGCCCGCGGGCCCCGACCCGCGCAAGGGACTGCCCCAGGCCCGGCACGTGCACCAGCTCTGGTCGGGCGGCGCGCGGGCGCTGGAGCAGGTGCTGCCCGGCGCGACCGCGCGGCTGCGGGCGGCCGGGGCGAACCGGATGGCGATGACCACCGAGATGGTGGCGCTGTCCCCGCACGGCTGGTACCGGCGGTGGGCCGAGTCGGCGTTCATGCTGGCGGCCGGCCGGGACCTGCTGGACTCGGTGGTACGGCGGCTCGTGCTGGCCGACGGGGAGATCGAACTGGTCGAGCGGGCCGAGGCGGTGGGCCTGGCGGGCACGGCCGCGGCGGTGACCGGGGCCCGGGTGCGCACCCACGAGGGCGCGGTGCGGACGCTGGGCGCCGACCTGGTCGTGGACGCCACCGGCCGCGGCTCCCGGGCCCCGCACTGGCTGGCGGAGTTCGGCCTGCCCGCACCGGAGCGGCGGGAGGTCGACTCGGGCCTGGTGTACGCCAGCCGGCTGTTCCGGGCGCCGGAGCGGGCCCGGAGCGGGTTCCCGGTCGTCAACATCGCGCCCGATCCGCGGGGCACGGGGACCGGGAGCGGGGGCGTGCTGATTCCGGTGGAGGACGGCAAGTGGATGGTCACTCTGATCGGCGGCCGGAACGACGCGGTACCGCGCACGGAAGCGGACTTCGCCAGGTACGCGACCGAGAGGCTGCGGCACCCGCTCATCGGCCGGCTGCTGGCGGGCGCGGAGCCGCTCACGCAGGTGTCGGTCACCCGGACCACCGCGAACCGCCGCCTCTTCTACGAGAAGGCGCCGGCCTGGCCGGAGAACTTCGTGGTCCTCGGTGACGCGCTGTGCGCGCTGAACCCGCTGTACGGCCACGGGATGGCGGTCTCCGCCCAGTCGGCCCTGGCCCTGCGGGACGTGACCGGCCGGCACGGGCTGGGCTCCCCGGGCCTGTCCCGGCACGTGCAGCGCGCGGTCGGCCGTACGGTCCGGGCGGCCTGGGACCTCGCGATCGGGGCGGACGTGTTCTACCCGGGTGCCACGGAGAGCGGCCCCACCCTGCGGGACCGGGTCCTGTCCGCCTACGTCGGCCGGCTGCTGCGCACCGCCACGGGCAACGGCCGGATCGCGCGGCGGGTCACCGACGTGACCTCGCTGGAGCGGGGGGCGGAGGTGCTGCTGGCGCCGAGCGTGCTGCTGGCGGCGGCGGTGGGGCCGCTGCTGCCCCCGCTCGCGGCTCCGCCGTTGACCGCGCAGGAGATGAAGGCGGCGGGGATTCTCTAG
- a CDS encoding pyridoxal phosphate-dependent aminotransferase, with translation MPDNVTSLFRNTAAHSPSMAALARESDGTGPVDFCIPCNPYFPTPAMFEEMGNRLREIITYYPSSADTITAELCSLLQLPPQCVAMGNGSTELITWIDHLLVRESLAVPVPTFGRWTDQPMETGKRVDMFPLQEANGFALDLAQYAEFLRTRGTRVAVICNPNNPDGGYLRKQSVVQFMDAMADLDLVVVDESFLEFADAETEPSVVQEAMLRPNVVVLRSLGKNFGLHGIRFGYLVANPALAGKIRSMLPKWNLNSFAEHVVFMLREHGAEYAQSLQQVRRDRLDMASQLSALPGLTVYPSQGNFLFVRLPVGAEGTVVRDRMLTEHRILVRECGNKIGSSSRFLRLVVRPQVDVRRLVSGLEQVLYGSRRGAAVPELGNGTSYSSGTAAVDRLVSETNGSGMRLAAQAAAAAPTPGLATAPAAGTGMPLPAAAAPAGGGMPLPAAAQAFPAQQPMAPAPAPAPAPAPFPPAAAAPAPAPAPPAPTPVPMPPAPVPMAPVPMAPAAMAPAPLPAAPPVPAPAPVPAPVPAPVPGPTPPGVPARGGLTAAQVRGMTAPPTPAPATGLSPAPATGWPNAQSWPNAAGMGQTG, from the coding sequence TTGCCTGACAACGTCACCTCGTTGTTCCGCAACACCGCCGCGCACAGTCCTTCGATGGCGGCGCTGGCGCGGGAGAGCGACGGGACGGGTCCGGTCGACTTCTGTATTCCGTGCAACCCCTACTTCCCGACCCCGGCCATGTTCGAGGAGATGGGGAACCGGCTGCGCGAGATCATCACGTACTACCCGAGCAGCGCCGACACCATCACGGCCGAGCTGTGCAGCCTGCTCCAGCTGCCGCCGCAGTGCGTGGCGATGGGCAACGGCTCGACGGAGCTGATCACCTGGATCGACCACCTCCTGGTCCGCGAGTCCCTGGCCGTCCCCGTCCCCACCTTCGGCCGCTGGACCGACCAGCCGATGGAGACCGGCAAGCGGGTCGACATGTTCCCGCTCCAGGAGGCGAACGGCTTCGCGCTCGACCTCGCCCAGTACGCCGAGTTCCTCCGGACCCGGGGCACCCGGGTGGCGGTGATCTGCAACCCGAACAACCCCGACGGCGGCTATCTGCGCAAGCAGTCGGTGGTGCAGTTCATGGACGCCATGGCCGATCTGGACCTGGTGGTCGTCGACGAGTCCTTCCTGGAGTTCGCCGACGCGGAGACGGAGCCGAGCGTCGTCCAGGAGGCGATGCTGCGGCCCAACGTCGTGGTGCTGCGCAGCCTGGGCAAGAACTTCGGCCTGCACGGCATACGCTTCGGGTACCTGGTCGCCAACCCGGCGCTCGCGGGGAAGATCCGCTCGATGCTGCCGAAGTGGAACCTCAACTCCTTCGCCGAGCACGTCGTCTTCATGCTGCGCGAGCACGGCGCGGAGTACGCGCAGAGCCTGCAGCAGGTGCGCCGCGACCGCCTGGACATGGCGAGCCAGCTCTCCGCGCTGCCCGGCCTCACCGTCTACCCCTCCCAGGGCAACTTCCTCTTCGTGCGCCTTCCCGTCGGCGCCGAGGGCACGGTGGTCCGGGACCGGATGCTCACCGAGCACCGGATCCTGGTCCGCGAGTGCGGTAACAAGATCGGTTCTTCCAGCCGCTTCCTGAGACTCGTGGTGCGCCCCCAGGTCGACGTGCGTCGCCTGGTGTCCGGCCTGGAGCAGGTGCTCTACGGGTCCAGGAGGGGAGCCGCCGTACCCGAGCTGGGCAACGGGACCAGCTACAGCTCGGGTACGGCGGCGGTGGACCGGCTGGTGAGCGAGACCAACGGGTCCGGCATGCGGCTGGCCGCTCAGGCCGCCGCGGCCGCCCCCACCCCGGGGCTCGCCACCGCCCCGGCCGCCGGCACCGGCATGCCGCTCCCCGCCGCCGCGGCACCGGCCGGCGGTGGGATGCCGCTGCCGGCGGCAGCCCAGGCGTTCCCGGCGCAGCAGCCGATGGCTCCCGCGCCGGCCCCCGCCCCGGCACCGGCGCCCTTCCCGCCGGCGGCAGCGGCCCCCGCGCCCGCCCCGGCGCCCCCCGCCCCCACGCCGGTCCCGATGCCCCCCGCCCCCGTCCCGATGGCCCCCGTCCCGATGGCCCCCGCCGCGATGGCCCCCGCTCCGCTTCCGGCCGCTCCGCCCGTCCCCGCCCCGGCACCCGTGCCCGCCCCGGTGCCCGCCCCGGTGCCCGGTCCGACCCCGCCGGGTGTCCCGGCCCGCGGCGGTCTCACCGCGGCCCAGGTCCGCGGGATGACCGCGCCGCCCACGCCGGCCCCCGCCACCGGCCTCTCCCCGGCCCCGGCCACCGGCTGGCCCAACGCGCAGAGCTGGCCGAACGCGGCGGGCATGGGCCAGACGGGCTGA
- a CDS encoding glycoside hydrolase family 35 protein, producing the protein MALSRRTFSALAGSAALGFALGGSGGPGAPSAYAARGVPTGPAPAPPGADGERHTVGYDHYSLLVDGRRLVVWSGEMHPFRLPSPALWRDVLQKMRAHGYNAVSIYVAWNYHSPAPGRYDFTGVRDLDLFLRMATETGLYVILRPGPYINAEVDGGGFPGWLTAAKGTARTADPDYLAHVDEWLTQVNRIARRHLFTQGRGTVLLYQIENEYDAHVTEAAGRDYMSHLYEKVRADGIDVPLFHNDKGRNGHWTPGSFDTGGEKGGWLYGFDGYPSPAQNPPDWGHYGSGGATGGATASPRTPGFVPEFGGGWFDPWGGAWFDGKGYAESRRTRDAAYERRFYLTNLANGITLHNVYMTFGGTSWGWLPAPVVYTSYDYGAAIDEGRNVTDKIAPMHTLGHLLQRVPDFARLDRAADVEAEGLKVYHLTNPDTGSHVYVARNDGTQAVTTDLPTAAGRLRITVPPRDARMLTTGLRLLGRRTLKYCTAQPVLCVTAGRTDIALFTGRRDDMAELVLECPQEPLVTRLDPEGAWAYDSNELHVNAPLGQGGLTRVMVDKGESDTPLLLLFADDATAVRIFPYDTPSGTVLVYGPALLRHVELRGSEVHLTGDVTGRTSVEVWGPRGIASLVWNGRKVPTRVTLSGSLMTTGLLPAAPEVSLPALGGWRARTENPEAGPNFDDSAWRRADRTSSYSVTPVPKDQPVLFADDYGFHYGDVWYRGTFTGSSGVEEVSLSYTAGTQGLLMAWLDGEPLGTHRLPVPDATTTIRKGSWDATAVFPVAERLRSPGRHVLSVLVRRMQHDQDGKSQDTHKVARGLTAARFKGAAPQVAWRIQGEAAPDPVRGPLNNGGLFGEREGWHLPGFPDRDWEAVTFPRAERRQGVTWYRTTFRLSVPADIDASIGLTLKDDPYRAYRAQIFLNGWNMGQYINNVGPQHTFVLPNGILRTRGENTLALAVLSEFTSQSGPGEVGLTLLGRAAGGLPVPAVPSPGR; encoded by the coding sequence TTGGCGCTCAGCAGACGTACCTTCAGTGCCCTGGCCGGCTCTGCCGCGCTCGGTTTCGCCCTGGGCGGCAGCGGCGGCCCCGGGGCGCCCTCGGCGTACGCGGCGCGCGGCGTGCCCACGGGTCCGGCGCCCGCCCCGCCCGGCGCCGACGGGGAGCGGCACACGGTCGGCTACGACCACTACTCGCTGCTGGTGGACGGCCGGCGGCTGGTCGTGTGGTCCGGTGAGATGCACCCCTTCCGGCTGCCGAGCCCGGCCCTGTGGCGGGACGTGCTGCAGAAGATGCGGGCGCACGGCTACAACGCCGTGAGCATCTACGTGGCCTGGAACTACCACTCCCCCGCGCCCGGCCGCTACGACTTCACCGGCGTGCGCGACCTCGACCTGTTCCTGCGCATGGCCACCGAGACCGGCCTGTACGTCATCCTGCGGCCCGGCCCGTACATCAACGCCGAGGTGGACGGCGGCGGCTTCCCGGGCTGGCTGACGGCGGCGAAGGGGACGGCCCGCACCGCCGACCCGGACTACCTCGCGCACGTCGACGAGTGGCTGACCCAGGTGAACCGGATCGCCCGCCGCCACCTGTTCACGCAGGGCAGGGGCACGGTCCTGCTCTACCAGATCGAGAACGAGTACGACGCCCACGTCACGGAGGCGGCCGGCCGGGACTACATGTCCCATCTGTACGAGAAGGTCCGTGCGGACGGGATCGACGTCCCCCTCTTCCACAACGACAAGGGCCGCAACGGCCACTGGACGCCGGGGTCCTTCGACACCGGCGGGGAGAAGGGCGGCTGGCTGTACGGGTTCGACGGGTACCCGTCGCCGGCCCAGAACCCGCCGGACTGGGGGCACTACGGTTCCGGCGGGGCGACCGGGGGGGCCACCGCCTCGCCGCGCACGCCGGGCTTCGTGCCCGAGTTCGGGGGCGGCTGGTTCGACCCGTGGGGCGGGGCCTGGTTCGACGGCAAGGGGTACGCCGAGTCCCGGCGCACCCGGGACGCCGCCTACGAGCGCCGCTTCTACCTCACCAACCTGGCCAACGGCATCACCCTGCACAACGTGTACATGACGTTCGGCGGGACCTCGTGGGGATGGCTGCCCGCGCCGGTCGTCTACACCTCGTACGACTACGGGGCGGCGATCGACGAGGGGCGCAACGTCACCGACAAGATCGCCCCGATGCACACGCTCGGCCACCTGCTCCAGCGCGTGCCCGACTTCGCCCGGCTGGACCGGGCGGCGGACGTCGAGGCCGAGGGCCTGAAGGTCTACCACCTGACGAACCCGGACACCGGCAGCCATGTCTACGTGGCCCGCAACGACGGCACCCAGGCGGTGACCACCGACCTGCCCACCGCCGCGGGACGCCTCAGGATCACCGTGCCGCCGCGCGACGCCCGGATGCTGACCACCGGACTGCGCCTGCTCGGCAGGCGGACGCTGAAGTACTGCACCGCGCAGCCCGTGCTGTGCGTGACGGCGGGCCGGACGGACATCGCCCTGTTCACCGGGCGCCGGGACGACATGGCCGAGCTGGTCCTGGAGTGCCCCCAGGAGCCGCTCGTCACCCGGCTCGACCCCGAGGGCGCCTGGGCGTACGACAGCAACGAGCTGCACGTCAACGCGCCCCTCGGCCAGGGCGGCCTGACCCGCGTCATGGTCGACAAGGGCGAGAGCGACACCCCGCTGCTGCTGCTCTTCGCCGACGACGCCACCGCCGTGCGGATCTTCCCGTACGACACCCCGTCGGGCACCGTGCTGGTGTACGGCCCGGCGCTGCTGCGCCACGTCGAGCTGCGCGGCTCCGAGGTCCACCTGACGGGTGACGTCACCGGGCGGACCAGCGTGGAGGTGTGGGGTCCGCGCGGGATCGCGAGCCTGGTCTGGAACGGGCGGAAGGTGCCGACCCGGGTCACCCTGTCCGGGAGCCTGATGACCACCGGGCTGCTGCCCGCCGCGCCGGAGGTGTCGCTGCCCGCGCTGGGCGGCTGGCGGGCGCGCACGGAGAACCCGGAGGCCGGCCCGAACTTCGACGACTCCGCCTGGCGGCGGGCCGACCGGACGTCGTCGTACAGCGTCACCCCGGTCCCGAAGGACCAGCCGGTGCTGTTCGCCGACGACTACGGCTTCCACTACGGGGACGTCTGGTACCGCGGCACGTTCACCGGCTCCTCGGGCGTCGAGGAGGTCTCGCTCTCCTACACGGCCGGCACCCAGGGCCTGCTGATGGCCTGGCTGGACGGGGAGCCGCTGGGCACCCACCGGCTGCCCGTGCCCGACGCGACCACCACGATCCGCAAGGGGAGCTGGGACGCGACGGCCGTCTTCCCGGTGGCCGAGCGGCTGCGCTCGCCCGGCAGGCACGTGCTGTCGGTCCTCGTCCGGCGCATGCAGCACGACCAGGACGGCAAGTCGCAGGACACCCACAAGGTGGCGCGCGGCCTGACCGCCGCCCGCTTCAAGGGCGCCGCGCCGCAGGTGGCCTGGCGGATCCAGGGCGAGGCGGCGCCGGACCCGGTGCGCGGCCCGCTGAACAACGGCGGTCTGTTCGGCGAGCGGGAGGGCTGGCACCTGCCGGGCTTCCCGGACCGCGACTGGGAGGCGGTGACCTTCCCGCGGGCCGAGCGGCGCCAGGGCGTGACCTGGTACCGCACGACCTTCCGGCTGTCCGTGCCGGCCGACATCGACGCCTCGATCGGCCTGACCCTGAAGGACGACCCGTACCGGGCCTACCGGGCGCAGATCTTCCTCAACGGCTGGAACATGGGCCAGTACATCAACAACGTCGGCCCGCAGCACACCTTCGTCCTGCCGAACGGCATCCTGCGCACCCGGGGCGAGAACACGCTCGCCCTGGCGGTCCTGTCGGAGTTCACCTCGCAGTCGGGGCCGGGCGAGGTGGGGCTGACCCTGCTGGGCCGGGCGGCCGGCGGGCTCCCGGTGCCGGCGGTGCCCTCGCCCGGCCGCTGA
- a CDS encoding RrF2 family transcriptional regulator translates to MRISARADYAVRAVLELAVREGNGPVKAEEIAAVQDIPHKFLEGILGDLRRAGIVDSRRGGGGGYRLARPAGAITVADVIRGVDGPIVSVRGERPTGLTYTGTARPLLPLWIALRANVRHVLEGVSLADLAADALPDPVQALAAEPGAWENP, encoded by the coding sequence ATGAGGATCTCGGCGCGGGCGGACTACGCGGTGCGGGCGGTGCTGGAGCTGGCTGTACGGGAGGGTAACGGCCCGGTGAAGGCAGAGGAAATCGCTGCCGTCCAGGACATCCCGCACAAGTTCCTGGAAGGCATCCTCGGCGACCTCCGGCGCGCCGGGATCGTCGACAGCCGGCGCGGCGGGGGCGGCGGCTACCGCCTGGCCCGGCCCGCCGGCGCCATCACCGTGGCCGACGTGATCCGCGGGGTGGACGGCCCGATCGTCTCGGTACGCGGCGAGCGGCCCACGGGCCTCACCTACACCGGCACCGCCCGCCCCCTGCTGCCCCTGTGGATCGCCCTGCGCGCCAACGTCCGCCACGTCCTGGAGGGGGTCTCGCTGGCCGACCTGGCGGCGGACGCCCTCCCGGACCCGGTGCAGGCGCTGGCGGCGGAGCCGGGGGCGTGGGAGAACCCGTGA
- a CDS encoding SMP-30/gluconolactonase/LRE family protein — MTAYEVAVRAQAALGEGPTWDPATGRLLWVDVLGMRIHTYDPATGRRTVRTTEQHIGAAKPRAGGGLVLNLRDGVGLLDPDGTFRWLHHEPVAGRRANDAAVAPDGSLWAGTMRYDEATGGGTLSRLTGDGDVRTVLPDVTVSNGTGWSPDGSLMYYADTPTRRVDVFDVDGDTVRDRRTLVEIEEGAGFPDGLTVDAEGCVWVALWDGGAVRRYTPGGELDRVVPLPTPRTTACVFGGPGLTDLYITTADVGLPAPHPLSGSVLVVPHAGRGLPQPPFKG; from the coding sequence ATGACGGCCTACGAGGTGGCCGTGCGCGCGCAGGCCGCGCTCGGCGAGGGGCCGACCTGGGACCCGGCGACGGGCCGCCTGCTCTGGGTGGACGTCCTGGGCATGCGGATCCACACCTACGACCCCGCGACGGGCCGCCGTACGGTCCGCACCACCGAGCAGCACATCGGCGCCGCCAAGCCCCGGGCGGGCGGCGGCCTGGTGCTGAACCTGCGCGACGGCGTCGGTCTGCTCGACCCCGACGGCACCTTCCGCTGGCTGCACCACGAGCCGGTCGCCGGGCGCCGCGCCAACGACGCGGCCGTCGCCCCCGACGGCTCCCTGTGGGCCGGCACCATGCGCTACGACGAGGCGACGGGCGGCGGCACGCTGTCCCGGCTGACCGGCGACGGAGACGTGCGCACGGTCCTGCCCGACGTCACGGTCAGCAACGGCACCGGCTGGAGCCCCGACGGGAGCCTGATGTACTACGCCGACACGCCGACCCGGCGGGTGGACGTCTTCGACGTCGACGGCGACACCGTCCGCGACCGCCGCACGCTGGTGGAGATCGAGGAGGGCGCGGGCTTCCCGGACGGCCTGACCGTCGACGCGGAGGGCTGTGTGTGGGTGGCGCTGTGGGACGGCGGTGCGGTGCGCCGCTACACGCCCGGCGGCGAGCTGGACCGCGTGGTCCCGCTGCCCACCCCGCGCACCACGGCGTGCGTGTTCGGCGGCCCCGGCCTGACCGACCTGTACATCACGACGGCCGACGTCGGCCTGCCCGCCCCCCACCCCCTGTCCGGCTCCGTACTGGTGGTACCGCACGCAGGCAGAGGCCTCCCCCAACCCCCCTTCAAGGGCTGA